The Caldicellulosiruptor changbaiensis genome has a segment encoding these proteins:
- a CDS encoding AAA family ATPase — protein MKLRSLSIKNFKSFKEINVELKDFNVVIGANASGKSNFVQVFKFLRDIMNLGLENAVSIQGDIEYLTNLKVGRGEELSISIVCEIEDNEKIVNTKQNIEMTFHEMRYEFSLKEKKGAPGFKIVNDCLLQKFKFKDEDGKIIEGEIRLSHKKDKVMYGIFPKGIEEKVESLIPLLYLKMDSLPQNILLIQTPLFFIWRRLTIDNIFRNISIYDFDPKKSKEAAPITGKAELEENGSNLSIVLKNILENEEKRRKLFNLVSDVLPFVNNLTVEKLPDKSLLFKLQESYFEKKDIPASLLSDGTINVIAMIIALYFERKKFVIFEEPERNIHPFLISKVIEMMKEISRKKQIIVTTHNPEVVKYAGVNNLLLVSRGRDGFSKIYRPLEKDEVKIFLENDLGIEELFVQNLLEVGG, from the coding sequence ATGAAATTAAGAAGTTTAAGCATTAAAAACTTCAAAAGCTTCAAAGAAATAAATGTAGAGCTAAAAGATTTTAACGTGGTTATTGGTGCGAATGCTTCAGGAAAGTCAAATTTTGTCCAAGTATTCAAATTTCTACGCGATATTATGAATCTTGGTTTAGAAAATGCTGTGTCCATCCAAGGAGATATTGAATATCTTACTAATTTAAAAGTTGGCCGAGGTGAAGAATTATCAATTAGTATAGTGTGCGAAATAGAAGATAATGAAAAAATCGTAAATACAAAGCAAAACATTGAAATGACTTTCCATGAAATGAGGTATGAGTTTTCTCTAAAAGAGAAAAAAGGAGCGCCAGGTTTTAAAATTGTTAACGATTGTTTGCTTCAAAAGTTTAAATTTAAAGATGAAGATGGGAAAATTATTGAGGGTGAAATCAGACTGTCCCATAAAAAAGATAAAGTAATGTACGGAATTTTTCCAAAAGGTATTGAGGAGAAAGTGGAAAGTCTTATTCCGCTTTTATATTTAAAAATGGATTCTTTACCCCAGAACATTCTGCTAATTCAAACGCCTTTGTTTTTTATCTGGCGGCGATTGACGATAGATAATATATTCCGTAATATTTCGATTTACGATTTTGATCCAAAAAAGTCCAAAGAGGCGGCTCCAATTACAGGTAAAGCTGAATTAGAAGAAAATGGCAGCAATCTTTCAATAGTGTTAAAAAACATTTTAGAAAATGAAGAAAAAAGGCGAAAACTTTTTAATTTAGTAAGTGACGTTTTGCCATTTGTTAATAATCTGACTGTAGAAAAATTACCTGATAAGTCTTTGCTTTTCAAGCTCCAAGAATCATACTTTGAAAAAAAGGATATTCCTGCATCATTGCTTTCTGATGGGACTATTAATGTAATAGCAATGATAATTGCGTTATATTTTGAGAGAAAAAAGTTTGTTATCTTTGAAGAACCCGAAAGGAATATTCATCCTTTTCTTATTTCAAAAGTTATTGAAATGATGAAAGAAATTTCACGAAAAAAGCAGATTATTGTTACTACGCATAATCCTGAGGTTGTAAAATATGCAGGGGTTAATAATCTCCTTTTGGTTTCTCGTGGTAGAGATGGATTTTCAAAAATTTATCGTCCACTTGAAAAAGATGAGGTAAAGATATTTTTGGAAAATGATTTGGGGATAGAAGAACTCTTTGTTCAAAATCTTCTTGAGGTAGGGGGATAA
- a CDS encoding TatD family hydrolase, translating into MIVDVHAHYDDEAFLDDLEDVMARLKQQGIIAISSSSSIESSKENIEIAKMYDHIYISVGIHPHEAKDAPKDFEDDLFELAKYEKNVAIGEIGLDYHYDFSPRDVQKEVFVHQIEVAKKLNLPIVVHSREAHKDTLDILQEHAIGKIPILIHCYSGSVEMSRILRKHGIYISVGGVVTFQNAKKLIEVVKEYPLELLMLETDSPYLTPHPHRGKRNDSTYLKYVITKIAEIKGVSEDEVIEKTTQNAMDVFGIK; encoded by the coding sequence ATGATAGTTGATGTTCATGCTCATTATGACGATGAAGCATTTTTGGATGACTTAGAGGATGTGATGGCAAGGCTAAAACAACAGGGAATTATTGCCATCTCATCCTCTTCATCTATTGAGTCATCAAAAGAGAATATTGAAATTGCAAAAATGTATGACCACATTTATATAAGTGTGGGAATTCATCCTCATGAGGCAAAAGATGCACCAAAAGATTTTGAAGATGATCTTTTTGAGCTTGCCAAATATGAAAAGAATGTTGCAATTGGTGAGATAGGTCTTGATTACCATTACGATTTTTCGCCAAGGGATGTGCAAAAAGAGGTTTTTGTCCACCAGATTGAGGTTGCAAAAAAATTAAATCTTCCCATTGTTGTTCACTCAAGAGAAGCGCACAAAGACACACTCGACATTTTACAAGAACATGCAATTGGCAAAATACCAATTTTGATTCACTGCTATTCAGGAAGTGTTGAGATGAGCAGGATTTTAAGAAAACATGGGATATATATCTCTGTTGGTGGTGTTGTCACTTTTCAGAATGCAAAAAAGCTTATTGAGGTTGTAAAAGAGTACCCGCTTGAACTTTTGATGCTTGAAACAGACAGCCCTTATCTTACTCCTCATCCGCACAGAGGTAAGCGCAATGATTCAACATATTTAAAGTATGTGATAACAAAAATTGCAGAGATAAAGGGAGTATCTGAAGATGAGGTAATTGAAAAAACAACCCAAAATGCCATGGATGTGTTTGGTATTAAATAA
- a CDS encoding heavy metal translocating P-type ATPase: MANLTNGKVELILENLSCANCASKIEERVNSLYFVKSANLNFVTKKLTAEISPNNYKLFLESVTRIVNEIEPNVRVLEAEAEKPVVDIKDLSLIILSILFFVIGLFIYKRTWWGLIFFVLAYILAGKDVIKKFLKNLLRLKVFDENFLMTVATISAFLLKEYPEAVLVMLLYKIGELLEETAIRRSRKTINSLKNLEIEYANLKIENEIKRVNPKDIVPGDTVIVKAGEKVPIDGVVAAGSCFLDTSAITGESRLIPVEENDEVFAGSINIDGTIEVLAKSFYKDSTISKIIEIVENATSKKSQLERFITSFAKVYTPIVTLFALLVALLPPLLFSQPFDKWVYRALIFLIVSCPCSLVLSVPLSYFAGVAKLSRDSILTKGTTYIDKMAGKIYAILFDKTGTITQGTLKVDKVVTKGISHEEFVLFLCHIESFSNHPIAISITNEFKTKVDTSSVKEVKEWPGKGIEGIVFGKKVIAGTKEFLGEKGVEVDIEEKSFLSTTVYVAVDGRFCGYVVLKDFLKPDIKDALNGLKKLGIKTYLLTGDKKEAAQEVASEVDFDGVFANLLPQDKVKIAEDIKKEAKNATVAFVGDGINDSPALAACDVGISFAQNASSIATAAADVILLENSISKILDLIKVSRFVRKVVIQNIAISLSVKFLVMALGALGFANLWEAVLADVGVALIAILNSLRILKNQK, from the coding sequence ATGGCAAATTTGACAAATGGCAAGGTTGAACTCATATTAGAAAATCTTTCTTGTGCAAACTGTGCATCTAAAATTGAGGAAAGGGTAAATAGCCTATACTTTGTCAAAAGTGCAAATTTGAACTTTGTCACAAAAAAGCTCACAGCTGAAATCTCACCTAACAATTATAAACTCTTTTTAGAGAGTGTTACCAGAATTGTAAATGAAATTGAGCCGAACGTGAGAGTTTTAGAGGCAGAAGCTGAAAAGCCTGTGGTTGATATAAAAGATCTGTCTTTGATAATTCTGTCAATTCTCTTTTTTGTAATTGGACTTTTTATTTACAAAAGAACTTGGTGGGGACTTATATTTTTTGTTTTGGCATACATTTTAGCGGGAAAAGATGTAATAAAAAAGTTTTTGAAAAATCTACTACGATTAAAAGTCTTTGATGAAAATTTCTTGATGACAGTTGCAACAATCTCTGCCTTTTTGCTCAAAGAATATCCTGAAGCAGTTCTTGTTATGCTTCTTTACAAAATAGGCGAGCTACTTGAAGAGACAGCAATCAGAAGGTCAAGAAAGACTATAAATTCCTTGAAAAACCTTGAAATTGAATATGCAAACCTGAAGATTGAAAATGAAATAAAAAGGGTAAATCCAAAAGACATCGTTCCTGGCGATACTGTCATTGTCAAAGCAGGTGAAAAAGTACCTATTGATGGAGTTGTAGCAGCAGGCAGCTGTTTTTTGGACACATCTGCAATCACAGGCGAGTCAAGGCTAATTCCTGTGGAGGAAAACGATGAGGTCTTTGCAGGGTCAATAAATATTGATGGGACAATAGAAGTCTTAGCAAAGAGCTTTTATAAAGACTCTACAATTTCAAAGATAATAGAGATAGTAGAAAATGCAACATCCAAAAAATCACAGCTTGAGAGGTTCATTACCTCTTTTGCAAAGGTTTATACACCTATTGTTACGCTCTTTGCTCTTTTGGTAGCACTCTTACCACCGCTTTTGTTTTCACAGCCATTTGACAAGTGGGTTTATAGGGCACTGATATTCTTGATTGTCTCTTGCCCGTGCAGCCTTGTTTTATCTGTCCCGCTTTCCTACTTTGCAGGGGTCGCAAAACTCTCCAGAGATTCAATACTTACAAAAGGTACAACATATATCGATAAGATGGCAGGAAAAATATATGCCATTCTTTTTGATAAAACTGGAACAATTACGCAAGGTACTCTTAAAGTTGATAAAGTTGTGACAAAAGGTATTTCTCATGAAGAGTTTGTACTATTTCTTTGCCACATAGAAAGCTTTTCAAACCATCCAATTGCCATTTCTATCACCAATGAATTTAAAACCAAAGTTGATACAAGCTCAGTAAAAGAGGTAAAAGAGTGGCCTGGTAAAGGAATAGAAGGTATTGTTTTTGGGAAAAAGGTCATTGCTGGAACAAAAGAGTTTTTAGGAGAAAAGGGTGTAGAGGTGGACATAGAAGAAAAAAGCTTTCTTTCAACTACAGTGTATGTAGCCGTTGATGGTAGGTTTTGCGGATATGTTGTTTTGAAGGACTTTCTCAAACCAGATATAAAAGATGCATTGAATGGGTTAAAAAAACTTGGAATAAAGACTTACCTACTTACAGGTGACAAAAAGGAAGCTGCTCAAGAAGTGGCAAGTGAAGTTGACTTTGATGGAGTTTTTGCTAATCTTCTTCCTCAAGACAAGGTAAAGATTGCTGAAGACATAAAGAAAGAAGCTAAAAATGCAACAGTCGCATTTGTAGGTGACGGGATAAATGACTCTCCTGCCTTGGCTGCATGTGATGTTGGAATTTCGTTCGCACAGAACGCCTCAAGTATTGCAACTGCGGCAGCAGATGTAATACTTCTTGAAAATTCAATCAGCAAAATTTTGGATTTGATAAAAGTCTCAAGGTTTGTTCGCAAAGTTGTAATCCAAAATATTGCAATTTCGCTCTCTGTAAAGTTTTTAGTTATGGCTTTGGGTGCACTGGGTTTTGCAAATCTTTGGGAGGCAGTTTTGGCAGATGTCGGTGTTGCTTTAATTGCCATTTTGAACTCACTTAGAATTTTAAAAAATCAAAAATAA
- the metG gene encoding methionine--tRNA ligase — protein MGKPKFYITTPIYYPSDKLHIGHTYCTVAADTIARYKRLRGYDVFFLTGTDEHGQKIERKAQEVGKTPQEYVDEIVASIKDLWKLMNISYDDFIRTTEERHKKVVQKIFTKLYEQGDIYKSEYEGWYCTPCESFWLDRQLVDGKCPDCGRPVERAREESYFFRLSKYQDALIKYIEEHPDFIVPQSRANEMINNFIKPGLEDVCVSRTTIKWGIPVPFDPKHVIYVWIDALSNYITALGYMSEDDSKFKKYWPADVHLVGKEIVRFHTIIWPAMLMALGLPLPKMVFGHGWLLLEGGKMSKSKGNVVDPVILAQKYGVDSLRYFLLREIPFGADGHFSEDALKTRHNSDLANDLGNLLSRTVAMIEKYFDGIIHLPEEKEDLDNELITLAKEVYEKVCKYLDELQFSNALIEIWKLIARANKYIDETMPWVLGKDKSKYPRLKTVLYNLAEVLRIVAILIEPFMPQTTPKMLAQLGISKEENPDITSWESAATFGLIRDGTKVKRDQPLFPRIVDKKEEKEVQEQNKTDVTKIEGAVPADDKKVDEKKEYISIEDFSKIELRVAKILEAEKIEGADKLLKLIVDLGDEKRQIVAGIAKHYSPEQLIGKKIVVVANLKPAKLRGVESQGMLLAASIDDELCLITPEKDIKEGAKVK, from the coding sequence ATGGGTAAACCAAAGTTTTATATAACAACGCCTATATACTATCCATCTGATAAGCTTCACATAGGTCACACATACTGCACAGTTGCAGCAGACACCATTGCAAGGTACAAAAGACTCAGAGGATATGACGTGTTTTTCCTGACAGGCACAGATGAGCATGGACAAAAGATAGAAAGGAAAGCTCAGGAGGTGGGCAAGACTCCTCAAGAGTATGTTGATGAAATAGTTGCGTCAATAAAAGACCTTTGGAAGCTTATGAACATCTCATATGATGACTTTATTAGAACAACAGAAGAGCGCCACAAGAAGGTTGTCCAGAAGATATTTACAAAGCTTTATGAGCAGGGCGATATCTACAAGAGCGAGTATGAGGGTTGGTACTGCACACCGTGTGAGTCGTTCTGGCTTGACAGACAGCTTGTTGATGGCAAGTGCCCTGACTGCGGCAGACCTGTTGAAAGAGCAAGAGAAGAGAGCTACTTTTTCAGGCTTTCAAAATACCAAGATGCACTTATAAAATACATTGAAGAGCATCCAGACTTCATAGTTCCCCAGTCGCGTGCAAACGAGATGATAAACAACTTTATAAAACCAGGACTTGAAGATGTGTGCGTTTCGCGAACAACTATAAAATGGGGAATTCCTGTGCCATTTGACCCCAAGCATGTGATCTATGTCTGGATAGACGCACTTTCAAACTATATAACAGCACTGGGGTATATGAGCGAGGATGACAGCAAGTTCAAAAAGTATTGGCCGGCAGATGTTCACCTTGTTGGAAAAGAAATTGTGAGATTCCACACAATAATTTGGCCGGCAATGCTGATGGCACTGGGTCTTCCTCTTCCAAAGATGGTGTTTGGTCATGGCTGGCTGCTTTTAGAGGGTGGCAAGATGTCAAAGTCAAAAGGGAATGTAGTGGACCCAGTAATACTTGCGCAAAAGTATGGAGTTGATAGCCTAAGATATTTCCTCTTAAGAGAGATTCCGTTTGGTGCTGATGGTCACTTTTCAGAAGATGCTCTAAAGACAAGACACAACAGTGACCTTGCAAATGACCTTGGAAATCTTTTATCAAGAACAGTTGCAATGATTGAAAAGTACTTTGATGGAATTATCCATCTTCCTGAAGAAAAAGAAGATCTTGACAATGAACTAATAACCTTAGCAAAAGAAGTATACGAAAAAGTATGCAAGTATCTTGATGAGCTTCAATTTTCAAATGCCTTGATAGAAATCTGGAAGCTGATTGCAAGAGCGAATAAGTATATAGATGAGACAATGCCGTGGGTGCTTGGCAAGGACAAATCAAAGTATCCGCGACTAAAAACAGTTTTGTACAACTTAGCAGAGGTTTTGAGAATTGTGGCAATATTGATAGAACCATTTATGCCACAGACAACACCAAAGATGCTTGCCCAGCTTGGAATTTCAAAAGAAGAAAATCCTGATATAACATCTTGGGAGTCAGCAGCAACATTTGGGCTAATTAGAGATGGCACAAAAGTGAAAAGAGACCAGCCACTTTTCCCGAGGATAGTTGATAAAAAGGAGGAGAAGGAAGTGCAAGAGCAAAATAAAACTGATGTTACCAAAATAGAAGGTGCTGTCCCTGCAGATGACAAAAAAGTAGATGAAAAGAAAGAGTATATTTCAATAGAAGATTTTTCGAAAATTGAACTCAGAGTTGCCAAGATTTTAGAAGCAGAAAAGATTGAAGGTGCAGACAAGCTACTTAAGCTCATTGTTGACTTAGGGGATGAAAAGCGCCAGATAGTTGCAGGCATTGCAAAACACTATTCACCCGAGCAGCTCATTGGCAAAAAGATTGTGGTTGTTGCAAATCTAAAGCCTGCAAAACTGCGTGGTGTTGAGTCACAGGGCATGCTTTTGGCAGCGTCAATCGATGATGAGCTTTGCCTAATTACTCCTGAAAAAGACATCAAAGAGGGTGCAAAGGTAAAGTGA
- a CDS encoding RNA-guided endonuclease InsQ/TnpB family protein, giving the protein MYKTQKNHIRCDKQTYKLWRVLCHISKNLYNYALYHIRQHYFNTRQYLRYESVYHIVKENENYRLLPSQIAQQTLVCVDEAFKSFFKLIVAKKEGKAVKKVSMPKYLPRDGMFLLSFPKDQFKAEDDKLRLSLGRDFAKEFGVRYLYFDLPATVLGKKIKEVRIIPRFHGRWFEIEYVYEEEEKCYSLDRSKFLAIDLGLDNFAAVVDTIGTAFLIEGRYIKSVNRWYNKEKARLQSVYSKQGIKCGSKLAKISLKRQHILDNFLNQAVSFIIKHCLGNRIGTVVVGKMDNIKQGIELGRVNNQNFVGIPYEKFKRKLKSKCEEYGIEYVEVDESYTSQKCSRCGVLRKSNRKHRRLYVCRECGSVMNADINGAVNILAKVAGEFAAEQITSSGCVNHPVKIRVA; this is encoded by the coding sequence ATGTACAAAACACAGAAAAATCACATAAGGTGTGATAAACAAACATATAAGCTGTGGCGAGTATTGTGCCATATTTCAAAAAATCTGTACAACTATGCTCTCTATCACATAAGGCAGCATTATTTCAATACTCGGCAATATCTGCGATATGAAAGTGTATATCATATTGTAAAGGAAAACGAAAACTACAGACTTTTGCCATCACAGATTGCACAGCAAACACTTGTTTGTGTAGATGAAGCATTTAAATCATTTTTCAAGCTTATTGTGGCAAAGAAAGAGGGTAAAGCTGTCAAAAAAGTTTCAATGCCGAAGTACCTTCCCAGAGATGGTATGTTTCTTCTGAGTTTTCCGAAAGACCAGTTCAAGGCAGAAGATGATAAACTAAGACTTAGCCTTGGCAGGGATTTTGCAAAAGAGTTTGGAGTAAGATACCTGTATTTCGACCTGCCAGCTACTGTTTTAGGTAAGAAAATAAAAGAAGTCAGGATAATACCGAGGTTTCATGGCAGATGGTTTGAGATTGAGTATGTGTATGAGGAAGAAGAGAAGTGTTACAGTCTTGACAGAAGCAAGTTTTTAGCGATAGACCTGGGGCTTGACAATTTTGCAGCGGTGGTTGATACCATCGGGACTGCCTTTTTGATAGAAGGCAGGTATATAAAGTCAGTCAACCGATGGTACAACAAAGAAAAGGCAAGACTGCAAAGTGTATATTCAAAGCAGGGAATTAAGTGTGGTTCAAAACTTGCAAAGATTTCTCTCAAGAGGCAACATATACTGGACAACTTTTTAAATCAGGCGGTGAGTTTCATAATCAAGCACTGTTTAGGAAATCGAATAGGGACAGTAGTGGTAGGGAAGATGGATAATATAAAACAGGGTATAGAACTTGGCAGGGTGAACAATCAGAATTTTGTGGGGATACCGTATGAGAAATTCAAGAGGAAACTTAAATCAAAGTGTGAAGAGTATGGGATAGAGTACGTTGAAGTAGATGAGAGTTATACGTCCCAGAAGTGCAGCAGATGCGGAGTTTTAAGGAAGAGTAACAGGAAGCACAGGAGATTGTATGTTTGTAGGGAATGTGGGAGTGTAATGAATGCAGATATAAATGGAGCGGTAAACATACTTGCGAAAGTAGCTGGTGAGTTTGCCGCAGAGCAAATAACCAGTAGTGGGTGTGTGAACCATCCTGTGAAAATAAGGGTAGCTTGA
- a CDS encoding ArsR/SmtB family transcription factor, whose product MSKKLEICSCTVIHQDILEKVKKDLPDDEKLFDLSEFFKVFSDSTRVKILSALLISEMCVCDLAALLQVTQSAISHQLRLLKAFRLVKSRKEGKVVYYSLNDDHVKSILELGLLHLSEKA is encoded by the coding sequence ATGTCAAAAAAGCTTGAAATTTGCTCATGCACAGTGATTCATCAGGACATCCTTGAAAAGGTTAAAAAAGATTTACCTGATGATGAGAAGCTATTTGATCTATCTGAGTTTTTTAAAGTGTTTTCTGATTCCACAAGAGTGAAGATTTTAAGCGCACTTTTGATATCAGAGATGTGTGTATGCGATTTAGCAGCGCTGCTTCAGGTAACGCAGTCGGCAATATCTCACCAGCTGCGGCTTTTAAAGGCATTTAGGTTGGTTAAGAGCAGAAAAGAAGGAAAAGTGGTCTATTACAGCTTAAACGATGACCATGTAAAAAGTATATTAGAGCTTGGGCTTTTGCACCTTTCAGAAAAAGCTTGA
- a CDS encoding DUF6512 family protein, which yields MFEIYLSSYSKRIYKKRAKITSIVGIFVIIAISSLLHFGFDFFSRIKASAVIFAVNESVWEHLKIGFFGGLIFYIIEFIIYGKKFDNFIVGKSVALFLIPFLTAVFFYTYTAFLEDNLILDILTLVLAVIIAQLVSLGITLSNRKIKKAPFVLLLIIMLILFPLFTYFPPKIPELFYDFAHKRYGM from the coding sequence ATGTTCGAAATCTATCTTTCTTCATACTCAAAAAGAATTTATAAAAAAAGAGCCAAGATAACATCTATTGTAGGCATATTTGTAATCATTGCAATCTCAAGCTTACTTCACTTTGGATTTGACTTTTTCAGCAGAATAAAGGCCTCTGCTGTGATTTTTGCAGTCAATGAGAGTGTATGGGAGCATCTTAAAATTGGATTTTTCGGGGGGTTGATTTTTTACATAATTGAATTTATCATTTATGGAAAGAAGTTTGACAATTTTATTGTAGGAAAATCAGTTGCGCTATTTTTAATACCATTTTTAACAGCGGTGTTTTTCTACACCTATACAGCATTTTTAGAAGACAACCTAATTCTTGATATACTCACTCTTGTCTTAGCAGTAATAATTGCTCAGCTTGTTTCACTTGGAATAACACTGTCAAATAGAAAGATAAAAAAAGCGCCGTTTGTACTACTTTTAATTATCATGCTGATTTTGTTTCCACTATTTACATACTTTCCACCCAAAATTCCAGAACTTTTTTACGATTTTGCTCACAAGCGTTACGGAATGTAG
- a CDS encoding PIG-L deacetylase family protein, translating into MAKYRLGQEKSGVVFRKTQKEKKRRFKRKYILYIFAIWILANVLLFLVKEYLSNYYFSTQLPELKPENYKRILIFAPHCDDETLSSAGVIQKALAAGSKVKVVVMTNGDGFTRAAGQNFGKIRLKAKDYIRFGYLRQKETIHALEDLGIDRKNIIFLGYPDRGLRYLWEKYFDSKVSYFNPLTRTFHSPYSNSYEKNVQYKGVNVVKNIESIIKSFEPDLIIYPYSRDQHPDHWATSAFVKFSLLQLGYKGEEWQYLVHRGDWPTPFGKHPDMFLVPPFKLAFTDTEWYQVPLDGFMIEKKANSISDYHSQIKVMRGFLEAFIRQNELFAKLGNSIAKRYEGDDLFSPKYLVIEEPTHDIWSLIFEKGADIDSIYAAHDSKNIYIGIRMVGSAKRLINYYLHIRAFKDQKYLGRMYIQISGSKMKSVKTMTTPQFSLDNSKFQRNKNYMKIVLPKKDLQNANMLFLSLRTEFLGRQLDRSAWRVILLK; encoded by the coding sequence ATGGCAAAATACAGATTGGGTCAAGAAAAGAGTGGAGTAGTTTTTAGGAAAACTCAAAAAGAGAAAAAAAGAAGATTTAAACGCAAATACATCCTCTACATCTTTGCTATTTGGATTTTAGCAAATGTACTTTTGTTTTTGGTAAAAGAATATCTTTCAAACTACTATTTCTCAACCCAGCTACCTGAACTTAAACCAGAAAATTATAAAAGAATACTCATATTTGCACCACACTGTGACGATGAAACACTCTCATCTGCAGGGGTCATTCAAAAAGCACTTGCAGCAGGTAGCAAAGTTAAGGTTGTTGTGATGACAAACGGCGATGGGTTTACAAGAGCAGCTGGGCAAAACTTTGGAAAGATTAGATTAAAAGCCAAAGATTATATTAGATTTGGGTATCTCCGTCAAAAAGAGACCATTCATGCGCTTGAGGATTTAGGGATTGACAGGAAGAATATCATTTTCTTAGGATACCCTGATAGGGGTTTGAGGTATCTTTGGGAAAAGTACTTTGACTCAAAAGTGAGCTATTTTAATCCTCTTACCCGAACCTTTCATAGTCCATATTCAAATTCCTATGAGAAAAATGTCCAATACAAAGGTGTAAACGTTGTGAAAAACATAGAAAGTATAATAAAGTCATTTGAGCCAGATTTGATTATATACCCATACTCACGTGACCAGCATCCTGACCACTGGGCAACCTCTGCGTTTGTTAAGTTTTCACTTCTCCAATTGGGATATAAAGGTGAAGAATGGCAGTACCTTGTCCACAGAGGCGACTGGCCAACTCCGTTTGGCAAGCACCCGGACATGTTTTTAGTACCACCATTTAAACTTGCATTCACAGACACCGAATGGTATCAGGTGCCACTTGATGGTTTTATGATAGAGAAAAAAGCAAACTCTATTTCAGATTATCATTCTCAGATAAAGGTTATGCGAGGGTTTTTAGAGGCTTTTATAAGACAAAACGAGCTTTTTGCAAAGCTTGGCAATAGCATTGCCAAAAGGTATGAGGGTGACGACCTGTTTTCGCCTAAATATCTGGTGATAGAAGAACCAACGCATGATATATGGTCGCTTATTTTTGAAAAAGGTGCAGACATAGATAGTATCTATGCTGCACATGACAGCAAAAATATATATATTGGTATCAGAATGGTTGGGTCCGCAAAAAGACTTATTAACTATTACCTTCACATTCGTGCATTCAAAGACCAAAAATATCTTGGAAGGATGTATATACAAATTTCAGGAAGTAAAATGAAGAGTGTAAAAACTATGACAACTCCTCAGTTTTCTTTAGACAATTCAAAATTCCAAAGAAACAAAAATTATATGAAGATAGTTTTACCAAAGAAAGATTTACAAAACGCAAATATGCTATTTTTAAGTCTCAGGACAGAGTTTTTAGGCCGTCAGCTTGACAGAAGCGCATGGAGGGTGATACTGCTAAAATAA
- a CDS encoding bifunctional nuclease family protein — translation MIEMYVLNVAFFQEGGGFAVLLCDKNNKMVLPIFIGPLEAQSIALALEKQQLPRPITHDLMVNIFQKFGISIQKVVITDIKDGTYYAELYLRDYNNVISVIDSRPSDAIALALRTNSPIYMAPKLIEFTYKYEELIPQ, via the coding sequence ATGATTGAAATGTACGTTTTAAACGTTGCATTTTTCCAAGAAGGTGGGGGATTTGCGGTCCTGCTGTGTGACAAAAACAACAAAATGGTACTCCCTATCTTTATTGGACCTTTAGAGGCACAGTCAATCGCACTTGCACTTGAAAAGCAGCAACTTCCACGCCCAATCACACATGATTTGATGGTTAACATCTTTCAAAAATTTGGTATTTCAATTCAAAAGGTTGTAATCACTGATATCAAAGATGGAACTTACTATGCAGAGCTTTATCTTAGGGACTACAATAATGTCATATCTGTCATAGACTCAAGACCAAGCGATGCAATTGCACTTGCTCTCAGAACCAACAGCCCTATCTATATGGCGCCAAAGCTTATTGAATTTACTTACAAGTACGAAGAGCTGATACCTCAATAA
- a CDS encoding TatD family nuclease-associated radical SAM protein: MGMITYTIDNKLYINVTNKCTNSCIFCIRNTPRGLGEGYDLWLEKDPTVDEILNSIKDPQKYDEIVFCGYGEPLIRLDTVIEVAKRLKEKTSVPLRVNTNGHASYIHKKNVPQLLHGLIDRISISLNASNKQKYNEICRPFYEDIYDHVIEFIKESKKYIKEVWVSCVDTVIDEEEIDRCKEIAKKLGVNFKLRAYEG; this comes from the coding sequence ATGGGAATGATAACATACACAATTGACAACAAGCTATATATCAATGTTACAAACAAATGCACAAACTCATGCATATTCTGTATAAGAAACACGCCAAGAGGTCTTGGTGAGGGGTATGACCTGTGGCTTGAAAAAGACCCAACAGTAGATGAGATTTTAAATAGCATAAAAGACCCGCAAAAGTATGACGAAATTGTCTTTTGCGGCTATGGTGAGCCACTTATAAGACTTGATACTGTGATTGAGGTTGCAAAAAGGCTAAAAGAAAAGACATCTGTGCCCTTGAGAGTCAACACAAATGGCCATGCCTCTTACATTCACAAGAAAAATGTTCCACAGCTTCTTCACGGCCTTATTGACAGAATTTCGATAAGTCTTAACGCTTCAAACAAACAAAAGTACAATGAGATTTGTAGACCATTTTATGAAGACATATATGACCATGTGATTGAGTTTATAAAAGAAAGCAAAAAATACATAAAAGAAGTGTGGGTTTCGTGTGTAGATACGGTCATAGATGAAGAGGAGATAGACAGGTGCAAGGAAATTGCAAAAAAACTTGGTGTAAATTTTAAATTGAGAGCGTATGAGGGATAA